TCGGGTTTTAAATGATGCTCCGCTTTTTCAAATTCAAATACGGCCAGCCAATAGATTTTCCCTGCTTTCAACTGGATCTGTGAGGTGCAAAGTTTTATTTCTTTCCTTAACAGTTGTTCCATAATCAAACGTTTATCCGAGAAATCGTTTCCTAGATAGGTTTTCACCGGTATTGCAAACATGTTGAAGCAGAAGGCTTTCTTCTCAGGGCAATACCTCAATTTGCTGATGCATTTCACCGGCAGCGGTATGGGAATGTCTTTTTTAAAGTTTTGTAAAGATTTTAGGCCTTGCCCATAGGCGGCTTTGTTTTTAGAGAAAATGGATTGAATGGTATTATTCAGGCTTCCCAAAATATCGGTGGGAATTTCTCCTTTGAAACGGTCGAAGACCATGCGCGCCGTGGTATTTATTTTTGAACGATTAAATAGTCCCATTTCATCTTTGTTTGCATCAACCAGCTTGTATTGTATTTCTTCGGTGAAGTAAAAGAAATCCTTTATCATTTCCTGAACATACAAATGGGAAACGATGAGATTAGCGGCTCGGAAACAACGGTTCTGATAGCGGTAGAGTTTTTCCCACATCACATTTTTTTCAGTTGAAGGAACATCGATCAGCAGCTGAATTTTTCTGGTTAGTGTCATGGTTGATTTTTCCATTTCAAAGAGGTCTTTCAGAAATGTTTTGATTTTGTAAATACTGATAAGCAAACACAAATTCACGATGCACTAGCCTTTCGGGTAATTTCAGTTCTTGAGCAATAATTGCAAAGGAAGATTTCTGCTCACACCTTCTTTTTAAAATCTCTAGTTGTTGGCTATTGAGTGTATTTTGCTGTTGGTGACTCACCGTATTTTTTTTATTTGGTTGTTCAAAGGCACTTCCTTTGGTAATTTTTCGAAGATCTTCGATGGCGCGGCTCACTTCATTGCTGATGTCTTTTACACTGCTTCCCATGGCCTGTGCAATGGGTGTGTACTGAAAGCCATATTCAAGGCAAAGTTTGATAAGGTGCTTTCGTTTAGGATGCAGTACGTTCAACAATTTTTTTACTTCGTCAAAATTT
This genomic stretch from Chryseobacterium sp. POL2 harbors:
- a CDS encoding RNA polymerase sigma factor, coding for MRLTLNDHQLLKLLKEGNPKSLEHIHFRYKKLLFWVGNRMLRDTFIVETLVQDAFLKLWFNRQSIESPQHILGFLRFVLKRDCITYFNAPRSKFARLIDSLERFENYQDYLIGYDPLHDAEHLLRQESDQKNFDEVKKLLNVLHPKRKHLIKLCLEYGFQYTPIAQAMGSSVKDISNEVSRAIEDLRKITKGSAFEQPNKKNTVSHQQQNTLNSQQLEILKRRCEQKSSFAIIAQELKLPERLVHREFVFAYQYLQNQNISERPL